A window of the Gemmatimonadota bacterium genome harbors these coding sequences:
- a CDS encoding pyruvate dehydrogenase complex E1 component subunit beta, which translates to MRTFGRRSTRTGVSSSTEGRDDIPAVPHGRSSSVMAVMTYRDALNEALREEMRRDPDVFLMGEEVAEYDGAYKVSKGLLEEFGDKRVVDSPISELGFTGLCVGAAMAGLRPVVEFMTFNFAFLAMDQVINNATKMHYMSDGQFPIPIVFRGPTGAALQLSGQHSQACETYYSHAPGCKVVTPATPADAKGLLKASIRDNDPVAFMEGELLYNVRGEVPEDDDYVIPLGVADLKNEGSDVSIITHGKMVHIALQAAAKLDKDNIGADVLDLRTIRPLDMDAILETVKKTNRVVYLEEGWPYAGTGAQIVAMIQEEAFDHLDAPILRVTQADIPMPYAKNLEILAKPSADRVVEACHKVLYR; encoded by the coding sequence ATGAGAACGTTTGGGCGGAGATCAACGAGAACGGGCGTCTCTTCTTCGACGGAAGGCCGAGATGACATCCCTGCGGTTCCTCACGGTAGGAGTTCATCCGTAATGGCCGTCATGACCTACCGGGATGCGCTCAACGAAGCGCTTCGCGAGGAGATGCGGCGCGATCCAGACGTCTTCCTCATGGGCGAGGAAGTCGCCGAGTACGACGGGGCGTACAAGGTATCCAAGGGCTTGCTCGAAGAGTTTGGCGACAAGCGCGTCGTCGACTCACCAATCAGCGAGCTGGGCTTCACCGGACTCTGTGTGGGCGCGGCGATGGCCGGGCTGCGTCCCGTCGTGGAGTTCATGACGTTCAACTTCGCGTTCCTGGCGATGGATCAGGTCATCAACAACGCGACGAAGATGCACTACATGTCCGACGGCCAGTTTCCGATACCGATCGTCTTCCGTGGACCGACCGGCGCCGCGCTACAGCTCTCCGGCCAGCACTCGCAGGCGTGCGAGACCTACTACTCGCACGCACCTGGCTGCAAGGTCGTCACGCCGGCAACGCCCGCAGACGCGAAGGGGCTGCTCAAGGCCTCGATCCGCGACAACGATCCGGTCGCGTTCATGGAGGGTGAGCTGCTGTACAACGTCAGGGGTGAGGTGCCCGAGGATGACGATTACGTCATCCCGCTTGGAGTGGCGGACCTGAAGAACGAGGGCTCGGACGTCTCCATCATCACGCACGGCAAAATGGTGCACATCGCGCTTCAGGCTGCCGCGAAGCTCGACAAGGACAACATCGGCGCCGACGTGCTAGACCTGCGCACCATTCGCCCTCTCGACATGGATGCGATCCTCGAGACGGTCAAGAAAACCAACCGGGTCGTGTATCTCGAAGAAGGTTGGCCGTACGCGGGCACGGGCGCGCAGATTGTTGCGATGATCCAGGAAGAGGCGTTCGACCACCTCGACGCACCGATCCTGCGTGTGACGCAAGCCGACATCCCGATGCCGTACGCCAAGAACCTCGAGATCCTGGCGAAACCTTCGGCTGACCGGGTTGTCGAGGCGTGCCACAAGGTCCTCTACCGATGA
- the pdhA gene encoding pyruvate dehydrogenase (acetyl-transferring) E1 component subunit alpha, which yields MAETKTKKTGGKKRDVLGEYGVSPELALDLLRDMLLYRRFEEKAEEAYAIGKIGGFCHVHIGQEGAAAGSIKPLREDDYVITAYRDHTQAIAKGVHANAVMAELFGRVDGASGGRGGSMHMYDKSCRFMGGHGIVGGQVPLATGIAWKIRYSDEDTVVIVYMGDAAVNQGGFHESLNMAAVWELPAIYVVENNEYGMGTAFSRVSKTDMSAKPVPHGVPASVVNGQDVLATYAHFRGLIAEVRGGGGPRFVDLQTYRFRGHSMSDPVSGTYRPTEEVERRKEEDDPIAMLRDKLLAGGHLDQAGLEEMDDEARQIAQDAADFAEASPVPDPSSLYENVWAEINENGRLFFDGRPR from the coding sequence ATGGCAGAGACCAAGACCAAGAAGACGGGCGGGAAGAAGAGGGACGTGCTGGGCGAATATGGCGTGAGCCCCGAGCTGGCCCTCGACCTGCTGAGGGACATGCTGCTCTATCGGCGTTTCGAAGAAAAAGCCGAAGAGGCGTACGCGATCGGCAAGATCGGCGGTTTTTGCCACGTGCACATCGGGCAGGAAGGTGCGGCCGCGGGCAGCATCAAGCCGCTGCGCGAAGACGACTACGTCATCACCGCGTACCGCGACCACACGCAGGCGATCGCCAAGGGTGTACACGCGAACGCGGTGATGGCCGAGTTGTTCGGTCGGGTCGATGGGGCGTCCGGCGGCAGGGGCGGGTCGATGCATATGTACGACAAGTCGTGCCGATTCATGGGCGGCCACGGCATCGTCGGCGGCCAGGTGCCGCTCGCGACCGGCATCGCTTGGAAGATCCGGTACAGCGACGAAGACACGGTCGTCATCGTCTACATGGGCGACGCGGCCGTGAACCAGGGCGGATTCCACGAGTCGTTGAACATGGCCGCCGTGTGGGAGCTTCCGGCAATCTACGTGGTCGAGAACAACGAGTACGGAATGGGGACCGCGTTCAGCCGAGTCTCCAAGACGGACATGTCCGCCAAGCCAGTCCCTCACGGGGTCCCGGCGAGCGTAGTGAACGGTCAAGACGTGCTCGCCACGTATGCGCACTTTCGTGGGCTGATCGCCGAGGTGCGGGGTGGTGGCGGTCCTCGCTTCGTGGATCTGCAGACGTACCGCTTCCGCGGTCATTCGATGTCCGATCCCGTCTCGGGCACCTACCGCCCGACCGAAGAGGTCGAGCGCCGCAAAGAGGAAGACGACCCCATCGCGATGCTGCGTGACAAGCTCCTTGCCGGGGGTCACCTCGATCAGGCCGGCCTCGAGGAGATGGACGACGAGGCCCGCCAGATCGCGCAGGACGCTGCCGATTTCGCGGAGGCTTCCCCCGTACCCGATCCCTCCTCTCTGTATGAGAACGTTTGGGCGGAGATCAACGAGAACGGGCGTCTCTTCTTCGACGGAAGGCCGAGATGA
- the lipA gene encoding lipoyl synthase, whose translation METPYGYAPTGKDTGLVKPKGTSKIRAHEGLETIDIRSRKPHWLKVRSPGGPNYLRLQKKMRSQGLHTVCEEASCPNIGECWEAGTATFMILGDVCTRACKYCGVAHGLPTKLDTDEPRRVAETVASMALEHVVITSVNRDELPDGGAGIFAETIRSIQRAVPGCSVEVLIPDFKGDEDALQTVVDAQPAILGHNLETVERLHPDVRPGGRYWRSISYLGAVKRLDPGMITKTSMILGMGEEHDEVRQAMADLREAAVDVLTLGQYLRPSAMHIPVARWVTPDEFAIYKRIGEEEFGFKHVESGPLVRSSYHAKEQAREVVAGGPGKIRSVMEADIQAPAEMRLDLVQLELGRPSRPVAGS comes from the coding sequence ATGGAGACGCCGTACGGCTACGCGCCCACCGGAAAGGACACCGGGCTCGTAAAGCCGAAGGGTACCTCCAAGATCCGGGCCCATGAGGGCCTCGAGACGATCGATATCAGGTCGCGGAAGCCGCATTGGTTGAAGGTTCGGTCGCCGGGAGGCCCCAACTACTTGCGGTTGCAGAAGAAGATGCGGTCGCAGGGCCTTCACACCGTCTGTGAGGAGGCGAGCTGTCCGAACATCGGCGAGTGCTGGGAGGCCGGCACGGCCACGTTCATGATCCTCGGCGACGTCTGTACGCGAGCGTGCAAGTACTGCGGTGTCGCGCACGGACTGCCGACGAAGCTCGATACCGACGAACCGCGCCGCGTGGCAGAAACCGTCGCAAGCATGGCGCTGGAGCACGTGGTGATCACGAGCGTCAATCGCGACGAGTTACCGGACGGCGGTGCAGGTATCTTTGCCGAAACGATTCGCTCGATCCAACGAGCGGTTCCCGGATGCTCGGTGGAGGTGCTCATCCCGGACTTCAAAGGTGATGAGGACGCGCTCCAGACCGTGGTCGATGCCCAGCCGGCGATCTTGGGACACAACCTCGAGACCGTTGAGCGCCTCCACCCCGACGTGAGGCCGGGCGGACGCTATTGGCGTTCGATCTCGTACCTCGGGGCGGTGAAGCGGCTCGATCCGGGGATGATTACCAAGACCAGCATGATCCTGGGCATGGGTGAAGAGCACGACGAGGTGAGGCAGGCGATGGCCGACCTGAGAGAGGCCGCGGTCGACGTGCTCACGCTCGGACAGTATCTGCGCCCCTCTGCGATGCACATTCCCGTAGCGCGGTGGGTCACGCCTGACGAGTTCGCGATCTACAAGCGCATCGGTGAAGAGGAGTTCGGATTCAAGCACGTCGAGTCCGGGCCGCTCGTGCGCTCCAGCTATCACGCCAAAGAGCAAGCGCGTGAGGTGGTGGCGGGGGGACCGGGCAAGATCCGGTCGGTGATGGAAGCCGACATCCAGGCGCCCGCGGAGATGCGGCTGGACCTCGTTCAGCTCGAGCTCGGCCGTCCCAGCCGGCCGGTCGCGGGTTCCTGA
- a CDS encoding TIGR00730 family Rossman fold protein, producing the protein MSENSGSRSPQPYAHVRQTEDERLLESVEELQTIGRDAWRIFRIMGEFVEGFEGMSEIGPAVSIFGSARTKSGDPMYQRCTETARLLGEAGFGIITGGGPGMMEAANKGAKEAGARSVGCNIELPFEQYTNDYIDVSIDFRYFFVRKMMFVKYAEAFVIFPGGFGTMDELFEALTLMQTHKVRNFPVVLFGSDYWGGLMEWMRGTMAIEGKIAENDLDILLVTDSPEEARDHIVHRFEYRKSIREGKLPPDWSEPR; encoded by the coding sequence ATGAGCGAGAACAGCGGTAGCCGAAGCCCTCAGCCGTATGCGCACGTCCGCCAAACGGAAGACGAGCGCCTTCTGGAGAGCGTGGAGGAGTTGCAGACGATCGGGCGGGACGCGTGGAGGATATTCCGCATCATGGGCGAGTTCGTGGAAGGCTTCGAGGGCATGAGCGAAATCGGACCCGCGGTGTCGATCTTCGGTTCGGCCAGGACGAAAAGCGGCGATCCGATGTATCAACGGTGCACCGAGACCGCACGGCTACTTGGCGAGGCAGGCTTCGGCATCATCACCGGTGGTGGACCTGGCATGATGGAAGCCGCGAACAAGGGTGCGAAAGAGGCCGGCGCCCGATCCGTCGGATGCAACATCGAGCTGCCGTTCGAGCAGTATACCAACGACTACATCGATGTCTCGATCGACTTCCGGTACTTCTTCGTGCGCAAGATGATGTTCGTGAAATACGCGGAGGCGTTCGTGATCTTCCCCGGTGGCTTCGGCACCATGGACGAGCTCTTCGAGGCGCTCACGCTCATGCAGACGCACAAGGTGCGCAACTTCCCGGTTGTGCTCTTCGGCTCCGACTATTGGGGCGGGCTGATGGAATGGATGCGCGGGACGATGGCCATCGAGGGCAAGATCGCCGAGAACGACCTCGACATCTTGCTCGTCACGGATAGTCCCGAGGAGGCGCGCGACCACATCGTGCACCGCTTCGAGTACCGCAAGTCGATTCGGGAAGGCAAGCTGCCACCAGATTGGAGTGAGCCTAGGTGA
- a CDS encoding NAD(P)-dependent oxidoreductase, translating into MRVYLTGGTGLLGSHLASELRSQGHEVVALHRPDADTLPLEEAECELVEGDVLDDAGMLAPGMEGCTHVVHSAALVYSVGTWPEVRAVNVDGTRNVLTAAVQAGVGHALYVSSVAVYGPAERPVDEDTPIDSIIPASDLYARSKREAEEVARGIERVQSLPVSIVRPSAIYGERDRLMVPALLKILRMPVVPLLGSGMNTVPAVYAGNLAGVLRRVLEAARGGTTYDLGLDHPLTQRDLLEFLARGLGRRVRFVTIPARLVSACARFLERVGVSTPGARHVPISRVARLALGDNPYPSGRVREELGWDPAYEHRDALLRTGRWAAAHLDSPRAAKTSGSSR; encoded by the coding sequence ATGCGCGTCTATCTGACAGGAGGGACGGGGCTCCTCGGGTCCCACCTCGCGTCGGAACTGAGAAGTCAGGGGCATGAGGTGGTCGCACTTCACCGCCCGGACGCCGACACTCTCCCTCTGGAGGAGGCCGAGTGTGAGTTGGTCGAGGGCGACGTTCTCGACGACGCCGGCATGCTGGCTCCCGGCATGGAAGGCTGCACGCATGTCGTGCACAGTGCGGCCCTCGTGTATTCCGTTGGCACGTGGCCCGAAGTACGGGCGGTGAACGTGGATGGGACACGTAACGTGCTGACTGCTGCGGTCCAGGCGGGCGTGGGGCACGCGCTCTACGTCTCATCGGTTGCCGTCTACGGTCCGGCCGAAAGGCCAGTGGACGAGGACACCCCCATCGACTCGATCATTCCGGCGAGTGACCTGTACGCCCGCTCGAAGCGAGAAGCCGAGGAAGTGGCACGAGGCATCGAACGCGTTCAGAGCCTCCCCGTTTCGATCGTGCGACCGAGCGCGATCTACGGCGAACGAGACCGGCTGATGGTGCCTGCGTTACTGAAGATCCTGCGAATGCCGGTCGTGCCGCTGCTCGGATCAGGCATGAACACAGTCCCGGCGGTCTATGCAGGCAACCTTGCCGGCGTGCTCCGGCGCGTCCTGGAGGCGGCCCGCGGTGGGACCACGTACGACCTCGGCCTCGACCACCCGCTCACCCAACGCGACCTGCTGGAGTTCCTGGCGCGGGGTCTTGGTAGGCGTGTGAGATTCGTAACGATTCCGGCTCGACTCGTGAGTGCCTGCGCCCGGTTCCTCGAGCGCGTGGGTGTATCGACTCCGGGCGCGAGGCATGTTCCGATTTCGCGGGTGGCGCGGCTCGCGCTCGGTGACAATCCGTATCCTTCGGGGCGCGTGCGAGAGGAGCTCGGGTGGGATCCGGCGTACGAGCACCGTGACGCGCTGCTGCGAACCGGCCGCTGGGCCGCCGCCCACCTTGACAGCCCACGGGCTGCCAAAACCTCCGGGAGCAGTCGATGA
- a CDS encoding zinc ribbon domain-containing protein has product MSKRGGGNPFCPECGKAATGNFCQQCGAKLGGRFCNQCGAKVAPNAKFCNQCGDKAGDGGGHRAAAAATVGGQNLRWWIAGIAMFGLIIVVGTQMVSPGGPAAPTPVQPAPQTSVGTLPDLTSMTPIEAADRLFERVMRAITRGDSAEAQQFMPMAVGAYERARPLDLDGLFHLSLLERTAGLLEEALATAQQILDQDPDHLLGLHAAAEAAAELGRAVEAALHYRHIVDVYAPQMARQLLEYVDHSGITDNLLSGAEAFLAAR; this is encoded by the coding sequence ATGAGCAAGCGCGGCGGCGGGAATCCGTTCTGCCCGGAGTGCGGAAAAGCCGCGACAGGCAATTTCTGCCAGCAGTGCGGCGCCAAGCTTGGGGGGCGCTTCTGCAACCAGTGCGGCGCCAAGGTCGCGCCGAACGCGAAGTTCTGTAACCAATGCGGCGACAAGGCGGGGGACGGAGGCGGCCATCGTGCCGCCGCGGCCGCGACCGTCGGGGGTCAGAACCTGCGGTGGTGGATCGCGGGGATCGCGATGTTCGGACTGATCATCGTGGTCGGCACGCAGATGGTCAGCCCAGGCGGGCCGGCTGCGCCGACTCCGGTGCAGCCCGCTCCGCAGACGAGTGTAGGTACGCTGCCCGACCTCACTTCGATGACGCCCATCGAAGCGGCGGACCGGTTGTTCGAACGCGTGATGCGAGCCATAACGCGGGGCGACTCCGCTGAGGCCCAACAGTTCATGCCGATGGCGGTCGGCGCCTACGAGCGGGCGCGCCCCCTCGACCTGGACGGCCTATTCCACCTCTCCCTGCTTGAGCGCACCGCCGGCTTGCTCGAGGAAGCGCTCGCGACCGCGCAGCAGATCCTCGACCAGGATCCTGACCACCTGCTCGGTCTCCACGCTGCAGCGGAGGCCGCCGCCGAGCTGGGACGGGCCGTCGAGGCCGCGCTTCACTACCGTCACATCGTCGACGTGTACGCGCCGCAGATGGCGCGTCAGCTCCTCGAGTACGTCGATCACTCAGGCATCACAGACAACCTACTCAGCGGCGCGGAGGCGTTCCTGGCCGCCCGCTGA
- a CDS encoding M28 family peptidase — protein sequence MRRAFVFSSLLVIAACEAVPDAGQGYNMAEHIPALDGTAIAQHMRTLSSDDFLGRAPGQPGGDIAADYVAERYEEYGLEAPGGSYFQTVPMVGTTTNTATVSLSFSGPNASVTPRYLTEFVLNAGDPVADGAGGDAELVFVGYGIDAPESEWNDFSGVDVAGKYIMILVNDPPAPAAEPDLFGGRAMTYYGRWTYKYEEAARQGALGALIVHETEPAGYPWSVVRGGWSGEQFSLPPDPSGTTPAGLVGWISLDVARATLASAGLDFDELKARAATRAFNAVETGITVSASVESSVRMVETKNVVGLIRGTERPDEWITVTSHYDHFGVGEAVEGDSIYNGAYDNASGTAMLLNLASTVAAMPQGPERSILFIATAAEEQGLLGAQWYAQSPLHPLKQTVAEINIDGANLWGETDDIIVHGEERSTLGVYVRRRAAMLGLTISPDAEPEKGFFFRSDHFPFAKAGVPSLYVEHGRQYRGRPEGWGSEIQIEYTANRYHAPSDEYSEDFVFDGAVQQGALVLSVLLDVAGDDSWPEWNDGQEFKAARDAMMTGR from the coding sequence GTGCGCCGCGCTTTCGTTTTCTCGTCGCTCCTGGTCATCGCCGCCTGCGAGGCGGTTCCCGACGCCGGTCAGGGCTACAACATGGCCGAGCACATCCCGGCGCTGGACGGTACCGCGATCGCTCAGCATATGAGGACACTCTCGTCCGATGATTTCCTGGGCCGCGCGCCCGGCCAGCCAGGCGGGGATATCGCGGCGGACTACGTCGCTGAGCGGTACGAGGAATACGGTCTGGAGGCACCGGGCGGGTCGTACTTCCAGACCGTTCCGATGGTGGGAACGACGACGAACACGGCCACTGTGTCGCTGTCCTTCTCCGGACCGAACGCTTCCGTGACCCCGCGCTACCTCACGGAGTTCGTGCTGAACGCCGGTGATCCGGTTGCCGACGGCGCAGGCGGCGACGCGGAGTTGGTCTTCGTCGGATACGGGATCGACGCGCCCGAGAGCGAGTGGAACGACTTCTCCGGGGTCGACGTTGCGGGCAAGTACATCATGATCCTCGTCAACGATCCACCCGCGCCGGCCGCGGAACCGGATCTGTTCGGTGGCCGGGCGATGACCTACTACGGACGGTGGACCTACAAGTATGAGGAGGCGGCACGCCAGGGGGCTCTGGGGGCCCTCATCGTGCATGAGACAGAGCCTGCGGGATACCCCTGGAGCGTTGTGCGTGGCGGTTGGTCGGGCGAGCAGTTCTCCCTGCCGCCGGACCCGAGCGGCACGACGCCAGCAGGCCTGGTCGGATGGATATCGCTCGACGTCGCGCGTGCTACGCTCGCGTCCGCAGGGCTGGACTTCGACGAGCTCAAGGCTCGCGCCGCCACACGAGCGTTCAACGCCGTGGAGACCGGGATCACCGTGTCGGCAAGCGTAGAGAGCTCGGTGCGCATGGTCGAGACGAAGAACGTCGTGGGTCTCATTCGCGGCACCGAACGTCCGGATGAGTGGATCACGGTGACGTCGCACTACGATCACTTCGGTGTCGGTGAAGCCGTCGAGGGCGACTCGATCTACAACGGTGCATACGACAACGCGTCGGGCACGGCGATGCTGCTCAACCTCGCGAGTACCGTTGCCGCGATGCCTCAGGGCCCTGAGCGTTCGATCCTCTTCATCGCGACAGCGGCAGAGGAGCAGGGCCTCCTTGGCGCACAGTGGTATGCGCAGTCACCGTTGCACCCTTTGAAGCAAACGGTGGCCGAGATCAACATCGACGGTGCCAACCTCTGGGGCGAGACGGACGACATCATCGTGCACGGTGAGGAAAGGAGCACCCTGGGTGTCTATGTGCGTCGGCGCGCGGCGATGCTCGGCCTGACCATCAGCCCGGACGCTGAACCGGAGAAGGGCTTCTTCTTCCGCAGCGATCACTTCCCGTTCGCCAAGGCCGGGGTTCCGTCTCTCTACGTCGAGCACGGGCGGCAGTACCGGGGTCGCCCCGAGGGATGGGGCTCCGAAATCCAGATTGAGTACACGGCGAACCGCTACCACGCGCCGTCCGACGAGTACAGCGAGGACTTCGTATTCGACGGTGCGGTGCAGCAGGGCGCGCTCGTGCTCTCGGTTCTGCTCGATGTCGCAGGCGACGACAGCTGGCCAGAATGGAACGACGGTCAGGAGTTCAAGGCTGCTCGGGACGCGATGATGACGGGGAGGTAG
- a CDS encoding Nif3-like dinuclear metal center hexameric protein, with protein sequence MKLESILQYLDEYLAVGEHPDYSTALNGLQVAGPGEIEQVVVAVDASEASIAEAVERGADLMIVHHGLFWGGLEPLTGRHFRKVRMLIQGGVALYSCHLPLDSHAEVGNCALLARALGLELQGQFGDYQGTPIGWWGALAEATTPSGLSAQLADVLDRQVHVIRGGPERVETVGVVTGGGASFVEDAVAAGLDALVTGEGGHHSHFDAMELGITLLFGGHYATETFGVRALGLHLEERFSLPWEFVDQPTGL encoded by the coding sequence ATGAAACTAGAATCCATCCTCCAGTATCTGGACGAATACCTAGCGGTTGGTGAACATCCCGACTACTCGACGGCCCTGAACGGGCTCCAGGTCGCTGGGCCGGGAGAGATCGAGCAGGTCGTGGTGGCGGTGGACGCGTCCGAAGCGTCGATCGCAGAAGCCGTGGAGCGGGGCGCGGACCTGATGATCGTGCATCACGGCCTCTTCTGGGGTGGCCTCGAACCGTTGACCGGGCGGCACTTCAGGAAGGTGCGCATGTTGATCCAGGGCGGTGTCGCCCTCTACAGCTGCCACCTACCGCTCGACAGCCATGCGGAAGTGGGCAACTGCGCGCTCCTCGCGCGTGCTCTCGGTCTGGAGTTGCAGGGGCAGTTCGGAGACTATCAGGGAACGCCGATCGGTTGGTGGGGCGCCCTGGCCGAGGCCACGACGCCCTCCGGTCTGTCGGCGCAACTCGCGGACGTTCTCGACAGGCAGGTGCACGTCATCAGGGGTGGCCCAGAGCGGGTGGAAACGGTCGGCGTGGTAACGGGGGGCGGCGCGTCCTTCGTGGAAGACGCAGTCGCCGCGGGCCTGGACGCGTTGGTTACCGGAGAAGGCGGTCACCACAGCCACTTCGACGCCATGGAGCTCGGCATCACGCTGCTCTTCGGCGGGCACTACGCGACTGAGACCTTCGGCGTGCGGGCGCTCGGGCTCCATCTCGAGGAGCGATTCAGTCTACCTTGGGAATTTGTGGATCAGCCGACGGGCTTGTAG
- a CDS encoding polymer-forming cytoskeletal protein yields the protein MARDRGGSGVSPESVISIIGPGMKVVGDCETDGTIRIEGTVEGNVRAGKAVVVGKDGVVSGDITTQDAVVSGTVIGTLIAESRLELQATCRIEGDIRARRMQLEEGAILNGTVQMGEIRGPGTEASSEAGAGLADRSGNKQTFPHPLIRRGVSWRKAP from the coding sequence ATGGCACGTGACCGGGGCGGAAGCGGTGTATCTCCGGAGTCGGTGATTTCGATCATCGGACCGGGCATGAAGGTCGTCGGCGATTGCGAGACCGACGGTACGATCCGAATCGAAGGTACTGTGGAGGGCAACGTGCGCGCCGGCAAGGCCGTGGTAGTGGGCAAGGATGGCGTGGTTTCCGGCGATATCACCACGCAAGATGCGGTAGTGTCGGGGACCGTGATCGGGACGCTGATCGCCGAGTCACGGCTCGAGCTCCAGGCCACGTGCCGCATCGAGGGCGACATCAGGGCACGCCGCATGCAGCTCGAGGAGGGGGCGATCCTCAACGGAACCGTGCAAATGGGGGAGATCCGTGGTCCCGGCACTGAGGCTTCTAGCGAGGCCGGGGCGGGACTGGCTGACCGATCAGGTAATAAGCAGACTTTTCCCCACCCGTTGATTCGACGCGGAGTTAGTTGGCGCAAGGCTCCGTAG
- a CDS encoding M23 family metallopeptidase, whose amino-acid sequence MNKDGGRKLTIIVMADGAAESRTIHIPYKWLRVLAAGASVLALALTVMAGSWWYLAARASRVADLEFRLEAVDGDRARVQALARQLDSIEVQYGNIRDLFGSSGSGAESAVWLPPVSGSRRGRGVETLPAVGASRPSVWPLSERGFITQALIEGASGNDDHPGLDIAVATDSYIRAAGGGTVVDLGEDRVYGRFVVLDHGGGYSTIYAHASLHLVERGQRVREREVIALSGSTGQSTAPHLHFEILLNGEAVDPLTMVEQPS is encoded by the coding sequence ATGAATAAGGACGGCGGCCGGAAGCTCACGATCATTGTGATGGCAGATGGGGCAGCTGAGAGTCGCACGATTCACATCCCGTACAAGTGGCTCAGGGTCCTTGCGGCCGGAGCTTCCGTTTTGGCGTTAGCGCTCACGGTCATGGCGGGGAGTTGGTGGTACCTGGCCGCTCGCGCGTCGCGTGTGGCGGACCTCGAGTTCCGGCTCGAGGCGGTGGACGGTGATCGTGCCCGCGTGCAGGCCCTGGCGCGGCAGCTCGACTCGATCGAGGTGCAATACGGCAACATTCGTGACCTGTTCGGGAGTTCCGGGTCGGGTGCCGAGTCGGCTGTTTGGCTTCCGCCGGTCAGCGGTTCGCGCCGGGGCCGCGGCGTCGAGACACTGCCGGCGGTCGGGGCGTCACGGCCATCGGTTTGGCCACTCAGCGAAAGGGGATTTATCACGCAGGCGTTGATCGAAGGCGCCTCTGGCAACGACGACCACCCCGGACTCGACATCGCCGTGGCCACGGACTCCTACATCCGCGCGGCGGGGGGTGGCACCGTGGTCGACTTGGGGGAGGACAGAGTGTACGGCCGCTTCGTGGTGCTCGACCACGGCGGGGGGTACTCAACCATCTATGCCCATGCCTCGCTGCATCTCGTGGAAAGGGGGCAGCGCGTTCGCGAGCGGGAAGTCATCGCCCTGAGCGGGTCCACGGGCCAGTCCACGGCTCCGCACCTGCACTTCGAGATCCTCCTCAACGGGGAGGCTGTGGACCCGCTGACCATGGTGGAGCAGCCTTCCTAG
- a CDS encoding ParB/RepB/Spo0J family partition protein: MSGRDRLGKGLGALLGEYLEPEAQSGEIHELPVSAIVPNPVQPRRVFKEGELEELADSIRENGLLQPLVVRPAPAAAGRYELIVGERRLRAVTSLGWADVAVLVRDASDETLLVLALVENLQREALNPLEEAEGYAALSEQYGMSQGDIANAVGKDRSTVANLLRLLKLPPSIRKFVEDGSLSMGHARALLSVADPVRAADLARAAVKEGWSVREAEERARSAGAKRRSKDATTADPMIRELEVVLRDALVTRVSIKRKRGGRGSIDIQYHGAEDFERVFALITGREVSDVVE; encoded by the coding sequence ATGAGCGGGCGGGATCGACTCGGCAAGGGCCTGGGGGCGCTGCTCGGGGAGTACCTGGAGCCGGAAGCACAAAGTGGAGAAATCCACGAGCTCCCTGTGAGCGCGATCGTCCCGAACCCAGTTCAGCCTCGGCGCGTCTTCAAGGAGGGCGAGCTCGAGGAACTCGCGGATTCCATTCGGGAGAACGGACTCCTTCAGCCCCTCGTCGTGAGGCCTGCTCCCGCAGCCGCCGGCCGCTACGAGCTCATCGTGGGCGAACGTCGTCTGCGGGCGGTGACGAGCCTGGGATGGGCCGACGTTGCGGTCCTCGTTCGGGATGCGAGCGACGAGACACTGTTGGTGCTGGCTCTGGTCGAGAACCTTCAGCGTGAGGCGCTCAATCCCCTCGAAGAGGCGGAGGGTTATGCCGCGCTCAGCGAGCAGTACGGGATGAGCCAGGGCGACATTGCTAACGCGGTGGGGAAGGATCGCTCAACGGTCGCCAACCTGCTTCGTCTGCTCAAGCTACCGCCCTCGATCCGCAAGTTCGTCGAGGACGGATCACTCTCGATGGGCCACGCGCGAGCATTGCTCTCAGTTGCGGATCCGGTTCGGGCGGCGGATCTGGCTCGCGCAGCGGTGAAGGAAGGCTGGTCCGTGCGCGAGGCGGAGGAACGTGCGCGCAGCGCGGGGGCCAAAAGGCGCAGCAAAGACGCCACCACTGCAGACCCCATGATTCGCGAGCTCGAAGTCGTGCTGCGCGATGCGCTCGTCACCCGCGTCTCGATCAAACGAAAGCGTGGCGGAAGGGGCAGCATCGATATTCAGTACCACGGCGCCGAGGACTTCGAGCGGGTATTCGCGCTGATCACCGGCCGCGAGGTTTCGGATGTCGTCGAATGA